The genomic segment GTTTCTTGCAGGTAGTACACTCACTGTCCAATACAATTTTCATTGATTCATATTTCTGCGCAGGTCTGATCAACACAATGTCTTTGTTGATTGATTGCACCTCTTGCTCTTTGGCAAAACGACGGTTAGGCGCAGCCATTTGAGCTGCTTCTTCGGCCGCAATAAATTTATACAAATCTTTTATTTTGTCAGCGTTTACTACAAAAACCCCCTCTACAGTGTACTTGTATACTTTGTTGCCTACTTGTACTTCGCGTTGCTCATTAAGCACAGAAGCAAAGAAAGGGTCAGCAATCAAAGCATCCTCATCGTCTATGCCTTGAGGATTGCTCAATGCACGTGCTGTAGGGTACATTTTGTTGAGCTTATCGTGTTCAGTGATTTTACGTTGTTCGGTACGGCTGACATAAGCCGATGAGTTTTGTCCACGTTCAGGCTGTAGTGAGCGAAATCCCTTTTGCTCCATAGCGTTGATTTGGCTTAAGTACTCGCTATTAAAGTTGGCTTTTTTGGCATAAGCCATAAATTGTTTAAAGGCATCTTCGTTGGCAAATACTGCTCTGCCATTTTTTACATTCACTTGTGCACCGCCAGCAACTGGGGCAAGTGCGTTGTCTTTTTTGGCGCAAGCCACCATTACAAGCCCTAGTACCAAGGCTAGTAATACTTTGTTAAGGTTCATTAAATTCATGTTTAAACTATGTTTTTGCAGGTAAGTGATCTGGAAAAAATAAGATGTGCCAATTCAAGAAAATATACTGTTCTCAAACGATTCAAAAAAAACGGTGCATAGCCAAAGCTATGAAACTTTTTTTTGAGAAGAATGAAGGCAATAGATACACTTTAACAGCTCAAATTATTTATGAAAGATCACTAATTAAAAATATAACTTTATTTAGGTAGAGGTATACTCATATACTGACCTAAACAAGCGGCGCGAAACTATCAAAGCTTTTTAAAAATCCTTACCAAGAACGTTTTTCTGCTATTTAAATCCGAATTTTTTTTCTGACTTTATGACTATTTTTATATGGTTTTGAATGATTAAAGCTATTGTAATATACAAATACTGTGAGTGTATAAACTAAAAGGCTTAGATGCACCAGATTTTGAGTTGGTGCGCATGATTTAGGAATGGGTCAAAATTGAGGTGCTATTTGGGTGATGGGATAAGATAGCTTGTCCAGTACCTTGAAAAATATTCATAATTGTATTAATTAGCAGGGTCAATATTGACACAAAGCCATGGTTGGGTCACAACCAGAGCGCTAAAGTATAACCATTGAAAATATATGAAAAACCAACTTTTAAACCTCAGTTACCTGCTAGGTATACTGATGTTGTCGCAATTAAGCTTTGCCCAATCTAACCCACCGGTTAGCCACCATAAAGACTCGTTGGTTGCATTGACCAAAAAATATTACCAACTCAACATTAAGGTGTTTCAAACCGGGTCTACCTTGGCAGACATAGAGGCTATTTTTGAGCTATTTAGCCCTGATTTTACCTACGTGCACCCCAAGTATGGAGGAGTATATACCCGTAAGAGTCTCTACAATGGTTATGTAAATAATCAGAAAAAAGGCAACTACAATGGCAGAGAAGCCGATGTAAAGGTGACGAAAATGATTGTGGGGCTCAATGCAGTAGCCGTAAAAAGAGCCTTTATTATCAGAGATGCAAAAACGGGCAAGTTAAGCGAAGGCGAGC from the Microscilla marina ATCC 23134 genome contains:
- a CDS encoding nuclear transport factor 2 family protein; amino-acid sequence: MKNQLLNLSYLLGILMLSQLSFAQSNPPVSHHKDSLVALTKKYYQLNIKVFQTGSTLADIEAIFELFSPDFTYVHPKYGGVYTRKSLYNGYVNNQKKGNYNGREADVKVTKMIVGLNAVAVKRAFIIRDAKTGKLSEGERKMTLFEFKDGKISRIYEYW